The Heptranchias perlo isolate sHepPer1 chromosome 40, sHepPer1.hap1, whole genome shotgun sequence genome has a window encoding:
- the LOC137305630 gene encoding transmembrane gamma-carboxyglutamic acid protein 2-like, translated as MTNWLLYFVFPMWALTNTRLTAARTLARHGDAQTEVFKDGREASVFLSRKLMYNSWDFELITPGDLERECNEELCNYEEAHEIFENDKTTSEFWKTYVKNQKPGSPTAHRFDVAGLVAGLIGGFVLIILIGLLVVYFCKQRGKRTERPPEYRGRAAASVSQPVHTPSEEVPLTNLGPSAPGLPSYEEALRKSGHYDAPPPPYIGGSTGEQRPS; from the exons ATGACAAACTGGTTACTCTACTTCGTGTTTCCCATGTGGGCCCTCACCAACACCCGGTTGACTGCTGCACGGACACTGGCTCGTCACGGGGACGCTCAAACTGAAG TGTTCAAGGATGGGAGAGAAGCATCTGTCTTCTTGAGCCGGAAACTGATGTACAATAGCTGGGATTTTGAACTCATCACCCCTGGAGATCTGGAACGGGAATGCAATGAGGAACTGTGCAATTACGAGGAAGCTCATGAAATCTTCGAGAATGATAAGACGACG tcTGAGTTTTGGAAGACATATGTGAAAAACCAGAAACCAG GAAGCCCCACTGCTCACAGGTTCGATGTAGCCGGGCTGGTGGCTGGACTGATCGGCGGCTTCGTCCTCATCATCCTCATCGGGCTGCTCGTCGTCTACTTCTGCAAACAGAGAGGAAAGAGAACGGAGAG ACCCCCTGAATATCGAGGGAGAGCAGCGGCCTCGGTCAGCCAGCCAGTCCATACCCCGAGCGAAGAGGTGCCCCTGACTAACCTGGGCCCCAGCGCTCCTGGACTGCCCTCCTACGAGGAGGCATTGAGGAAATCGGGACATTATGACGCTCCTCCCCCACCGTACATTGG TGGGTCCACTGGGGAGCAGCGACCGAGCTGA